In Halanaerobiaceae bacterium ANBcell28, the genomic window CTTAAGTTTTGTAATTAATAGTGGTGTTTATCAAGCTGAATACTTGCGTGGTTCGATTCAATCTGTTAGTTCAGGTCAGCTAAAAGCTGCACTTTCTCTAGGTATGAGTAAATGGCAGGGTATTTTTCATATAGTTTTACCACAGGCTCTTAGAAGAGTTATTCCAGCCTGGTCTAATGAGTTTATATATATGATTAAGTATTCTTCGCTAGCTTATGTTATTGGTGCCAGAGAATTGATGACAGAAGCTAGGTTGATAGCAAATAGGAATTTTCAATTTTTTCAAATCTATTTGATTGCTGCTATCATTTATTTGGTAGTTATAGTTATTTTTGCTTATTTATTTAATAAGTTAGAGAAAAAAGTAGCTATTCCTGGTTTTGACCTTGAGAGGTAAAAGACTTAATATAATTATATATGATAAGTTAATCATGAAATATAAAAAGGCAAGTCTACGATATGAACTGATCCATGTCAATAGACTTACCTTTTTATTTATATAATAGGGAGTTAAACTATGATTTTAATTATTTATTATGCTTTAATGTGTTAAACCTTAATCTTTTTTTCTGTGATTACTTTCCTTCAATACTTTCTGTATTTATCTTTTTTCTAGTATTATGTCTTCATTAATTAATGTTGTTTGTTCTGCTTTTACCTCAATATCGTTTATTGTACTACTTTGATATATACTATTTAAGTCTTCATTCCCTTCATCATCAACGATAAAGGCTTTGATTTTATAGTTTCCTTCTGAAAGTCCTCTTAAAAAGAATGTTCCTGCCTCTTTCAATACTTCTTCTCCATCTATTAATTGTATGCTTTCATTTGCAAGGGCTACTGTTGATTTAATTACTTCATCTTCTTGTATAGCTT contains:
- a CDS encoding amino acid ABC transporter permease, with protein sequence MDILISFYANILEIYEMFLQFYPRFLDGLKTTLFLTIVSCSLGTVFGTFLSLGKIYGNKFISRVITLFIALIRGTPLLVQLFIIYYGLPPYGIRLTAIQAAILSFVINSGVYQAEYLRGSIQSVSSGQLKAALSLGMSKWQGIFHIVLPQALRRVIPAWSNEFIYMIKYSSLAYVIGARELMTEARLIANRNFQFFQIYLIAAIIYLVVIVIFAYLFNKLEKKVAIPGFDLER